From the Desulfovibrio sp. JY genome, one window contains:
- a CDS encoding EI24 domain-containing protein — protein sequence MLTAFPKGLFAHARGFRFALAHKGYLALTAIPFGLTLVLFAAGVWVFAANDDKLLALVWSPRAVDAGQTLGLLYWLYVHVAKAVLYALVFVLSYFLFMVVATILASPIYDAIAGSMVRKLRGNGASHENTLPWWRVMLEQAKQAVFVAAVPVLLVFIPVIGQILAPLVAAALLAFEFIDFAYARDEPRFAVRLRAMAARPLTLLGFGLPLLVPVLNIFLFPCAICGATLLYLDGPGRDGIPSNRK from the coding sequence ATGCTCACCGCTTTTCCCAAGGGACTCTTCGCCCATGCCCGAGGCTTCCGGTTTGCCCTGGCCCACAAAGGCTACCTGGCCCTCACGGCCATCCCCTTCGGCCTGACCCTGGTCCTGTTCGCGGCCGGCGTCTGGGTTTTCGCGGCCAATGACGACAAGCTGCTTGCCCTGGTCTGGTCGCCCCGGGCGGTCGACGCCGGCCAGACGCTTGGCCTGCTGTACTGGCTGTACGTCCATGTGGCCAAGGCGGTGCTTTACGCCCTGGTCTTCGTCCTGTCCTATTTTCTCTTCATGGTCGTGGCCACCATCCTGGCCTCGCCCATCTACGACGCCATCGCCGGGAGCATGGTCCGCAAGCTGCGCGGCAACGGGGCCAGCCACGAAAACACCCTGCCCTGGTGGCGGGTGATGCTCGAGCAGGCCAAGCAGGCCGTGTTCGTGGCCGCCGTTCCCGTACTCCTGGTCTTCATACCCGTCATCGGACAGATCCTCGCCCCCCTGGTCGCGGCGGCCCTGCTGGCCTTCGAGTTCATCGATTTCGCCTACGCCCGCGACGAACCCCGCTTCGCCGTCCGGCTGCGGGCCATGGCCGCCCGCCCCCTGACCCTGCTCGGATTCGGGTTGCCGCTGCTCGTGCCGGTGCTCAACATCTTTCTTTTCCCCTGCGCCATCTGCGGCGCCACCCTGCTGTATCTGGACGGCCCCGGCCGGGACGGCATCCCTTCAAACCGGAAATGA